A DNA window from Trichosurus vulpecula isolate mTriVul1 chromosome 2, mTriVul1.pri, whole genome shotgun sequence contains the following coding sequences:
- the LOC118838289 gene encoding ATP synthase F(0) complex subunit C3, mitochondrial, producing the protein MFACAKLACSPALIRAGSRIVYRPISAAVLSRPEVRTGEGNTASYGTQNRVSQLALREFQTSAISRDIDTAAKFIGAGAATVGVAGSGAGIGTVFGSLIIGYARNPSLKQQLFSYAILGFAVSEAMGLFCLMVAFLILFAM; encoded by the coding sequence ATGTTCGCCTGCGCCAAGCTCGCCTGctcccctgctctgatccgtgCTGGATCCAGAATTGTATACAGACCAATTTCTGCAGCAGTGTTGTCTCGACCAGAGGTCAGGACGGGAGAGGGCAACACAGCATCTTATGGGACCCAGAACAGAGTGTCTCAGCTGGCACTAAGGGAGTTCCAGACCAGTGCTATCAGCAGAGACATTGACACTGCTGCCAAATTTATTGGTGCAGGTGCTGCCACAGTAGGAGTGGCTGGTTCTGGTGCTGGTATTGGAACTGTCTTTGGTAGTCTGATTATTGGTTATGCCAGAAACCCTTCACTGAAGCAGCAGCTGTTCTCATATGCTATCCTGGGATTCGCCGTGTCTGAAGCTATGGGTCTCTTTTGTTTGATGGTTGCTTTCTTGATCTTGTTTGCCATGTAA